The Thermanaerovibrio acidaminovorans DSM 6589 genome contains a region encoding:
- the yedE gene encoding YedE family putative selenium transporter, which yields MNKAGGLLTSRLGPVITGVAVGVLAPLLVHLGNPGNMGICVACFTRDIAGGLGLHRAAVVQYLRPEIPGILLGALGASLVFGEMRPRAGSSPIIRFFLGFFAMVGALIFLGCPWRAYLRLAAGDLTAVAGIAGLIAGIALGIYFLWNGFNLGRSRPATRATGYVMPVAMLGLLALLVASPLMGRTPDGDPTGPIFFSAQGPGAMHASVAISLVAGLLIGWMAQRSRFCTVGAFRDLMMLKDPHLFWGIGALVVTAVITNLALGQFKLGMEGQPVAHANHLWNFLGMVLSGLAFTLAGGCPGRQVIMAGEGDSDASVFVLGMLVGAAFAHNFTLASTPKGPSPYVMGAWALGMAFCVAVGFLNRNENV from the coding sequence TTGAACAAGGCAGGCGGCTTGCTCACGTCCCGGTTGGGTCCGGTGATAACCGGCGTGGCGGTGGGGGTCCTGGCACCGCTCCTGGTGCACCTGGGGAACCCGGGGAACATGGGGATCTGCGTGGCTTGCTTCACCCGGGACATAGCGGGGGGACTCGGGCTGCACCGGGCGGCGGTGGTTCAATACCTGAGGCCCGAGATACCGGGCATCCTGTTGGGGGCCTTAGGGGCCTCGTTGGTATTCGGGGAGATGAGGCCCCGGGCGGGCTCCTCCCCCATCATCCGTTTCTTCCTGGGCTTCTTCGCCATGGTGGGGGCGCTGATATTCCTGGGCTGCCCCTGGCGGGCGTACCTGAGGCTCGCCGCGGGGGACCTTACCGCCGTGGCGGGGATAGCGGGGCTGATCGCCGGCATAGCGTTGGGCATATACTTCCTCTGGAACGGGTTCAACCTGGGCAGGTCCAGGCCCGCCACCCGGGCCACGGGCTACGTGATGCCCGTGGCCATGCTGGGGCTCCTGGCCCTGCTGGTGGCGTCTCCACTCATGGGGCGCACCCCCGACGGGGACCCTACGGGTCCCATCTTCTTCTCCGCCCAGGGGCCGGGGGCCATGCACGCCTCGGTGGCCATATCCCTGGTAGCGGGGCTACTTATCGGCTGGATGGCCCAGAGGAGCCGGTTCTGCACCGTTGGGGCCTTCCGGGACCTGATGATGCTGAAGGACCCCCACCTCTTCTGGGGCATAGGTGCCCTGGTGGTGACGGCGGTGATCACCAACCTGGCGCTCGGGCAGTTCAAGCTCGGAATGGAGGGACAGCCGGTGGCCCACGCCAACCACCTTTGGAACTTCCTTGGGATGGTCCTGTCGGGGCTGGCGTTCACCCTGGCGGGGGGTTGCCCGGGCAGGCAGGTGATAATGGCCGGCGAGGGGGACTCGGATGCGTCGGTGTTCGTGCTGGGCATGCTGGTAGGGGCCGCCTTCGCCCACAACT
- a CDS encoding aminotransferase class V-fold PLP-dependent enzyme: protein MSCRVYLNNAATTWPKPPAVAEAMYRFMTHGGANLARGSASPGDLETMDQVLSCREELADLLGAPDGDPRYVTFTSNVTEALNVVLKGYLRPGMTVVTSSMEHNAVIRPLRRLEASGVTVRVVQCDAEGFLPLGDLGQALQGADLAVLCHGSNVCGTLQDLEAISEACRLRGVPLVLDSAQTAGVEPISVEDLGLGALCFTGHKGLMGPQGVGGIVWNPHMAEACSPLVDGGTGSFSHEEVQPNVMPDKFEAGTPNLPGIVGLRAALGWIREVGIQGIREREMALKGILLEGLSQIKGVQILGPRDSRRGLGVVALNHPSVDNGTLAMELSERGIETRPGLHCAPLAHRTLGTFPQGALRLSVGYFNTEEEVRMAVGAIQEVLRSHM from the coding sequence ATGTCCTGCCGGGTTTACCTCAACAACGCGGCCACCACCTGGCCCAAGCCGCCGGCGGTGGCGGAGGCCATGTACCGCTTCATGACCCATGGGGGGGCCAACCTGGCCAGGGGCTCCGCCTCCCCGGGGGACCTGGAGACCATGGACCAGGTCCTCTCCTGCCGGGAGGAGCTGGCGGATCTCCTGGGCGCTCCCGACGGGGATCCCAGGTACGTTACCTTCACATCCAACGTCACCGAGGCGTTGAACGTGGTGCTCAAGGGGTACCTGAGGCCTGGCATGACGGTGGTAACCTCCTCCATGGAGCACAACGCGGTGATTCGCCCCTTGAGGCGCCTTGAGGCCTCGGGGGTCACTGTGCGGGTGGTGCAGTGCGATGCTGAGGGGTTCCTGCCCCTTGGCGACCTGGGCCAGGCCCTCCAGGGGGCGGATCTGGCGGTGCTGTGCCACGGCAGCAACGTGTGCGGCACCCTGCAGGACCTGGAGGCCATATCCGAAGCCTGCCGCCTGCGTGGGGTCCCGCTGGTGCTGGATTCCGCCCAGACCGCCGGGGTGGAGCCCATCAGCGTGGAGGATCTGGGCCTTGGGGCCCTGTGCTTCACCGGACACAAGGGGCTCATGGGGCCCCAGGGGGTAGGGGGGATCGTTTGGAACCCCCACATGGCGGAGGCCTGCTCCCCTCTGGTGGACGGGGGCACCGGTAGCTTCTCCCATGAGGAGGTGCAGCCTAATGTGATGCCCGACAAGTTCGAGGCGGGGACCCCAAACCTTCCGGGCATAGTGGGACTCCGGGCTGCGCTGGGCTGGATCCGGGAGGTGGGGATCCAAGGGATCCGGGAGAGGGAGATGGCCCTCAAGGGGATCCTGCTGGAGGGGCTCTCCCAGATCAAGGGGGTCCAGATCCTGGGGCCCAGGGACTCCCGGCGTGGCCTCGGGGTGGTGGCATTGAACCACCCGTCGGTGGACAACGGGACCCTGGCCATGGAGCTATCCGAGCGGGGCATAGAGACCCGGCCGGGGCTCCACTGTGCACCCCTGGCCCACAGGACCCTGGGGACCTTCCCCCAGGGGGCGCTTAGGCTCTCGGTGGGGTACTTCAACACCGAGGAGGAGGTCCGGATGGCGGTGGGGGCCATCCAGGAGGTCTTGAGATCCCACATGTGA
- the yedF gene encoding sulfurtransferase-like selenium metabolism protein YedF has protein sequence MDARGQSCPKPVMMAKEAVDRGASRLEVLVDNPVSGENVTRFLKGQGFQVTRSEGPEGILLTAERSAPPAEVPEDHPPCSCPSDAPSKAPMGLLILSRTLGGESAELGEALMKAFLDTMRQAGTVSVVALMNGGVFLSLPDSSASDTLKEMEAQGTRVLVCGTCTKHFGVTDRVCVGSISNMFEITSEVFAAAKPVVIG, from the coding sequence GTGGATGCCCGGGGTCAGTCGTGCCCCAAGCCGGTGATGATGGCCAAGGAGGCGGTGGACCGCGGGGCCTCCCGGCTGGAGGTGCTGGTGGACAATCCGGTCTCCGGGGAGAACGTGACCAGGTTCCTCAAGGGGCAGGGGTTCCAGGTGACCAGGTCCGAGGGACCGGAGGGGATCCTGCTGACCGCCGAGAGGTCCGCTCCCCCGGCGGAGGTGCCCGAGGATCACCCGCCCTGCTCCTGCCCGTCCGACGCGCCGTCCAAGGCCCCCATGGGGCTCCTCATCCTGTCCAGGACCCTGGGGGGCGAGTCGGCGGAGCTGGGGGAGGCGCTCATGAAGGCCTTCCTGGACACCATGAGGCAGGCGGGGACCGTGTCGGTGGTGGCCCTCATGAACGGCGGGGTGTTCCTCTCCCTGCCCGACTCCTCCGCCAGCGACACGCTGAAGGAGATGGAGGCCCAGGGCACCAGGGTGCTGGTCTGCGGCACCTGCACCAAGCACTTCGGCGTCACCGACCGGGTGTGCGTGGGCTCCATATCCAACATGTTCGAGATCACGTCCGAGGTGTTCGCCGCGGCGAAGCCGGTGGTGATCGGCTGA
- a CDS encoding DUF3343 domain-containing protein — MAGWVYCLFESASEGMMLHRRLREVGLEHHICPSPRHLTESCGIALKMSGELVERALEAASELKLRVRVVESN, encoded by the coding sequence ATGGCCGGGTGGGTCTACTGCCTCTTCGAGAGCGCCTCGGAGGGGATGATGTTGCACCGACGTCTCAGGGAGGTGGGGCTGGAGCACCACATATGCCCCTCCCCCAGGCACCTGACCGAGAGCTGCGGCATAGCCCTGAAGATGAGTGGGGAGCTGGTGGAGCGGGCCCTGGAGGCCGCCTCGGAGCTCAAACTGAGGGTACGGGTGGTGGAATCCAATTGA
- a CDS encoding acyl-CoA dehydratase activase, producing MILGIDAGSRFIKWALMDRHRVADLGRISSEGADLTGLPKLLPRASSAGVTGYGRHLLREVFPACRVLSEISAHALGARHLKGDTTLVLDVGGQDSKAIEMDRSGRVLDFRVNDRCAAGTGRFLENMGRVLGIGVQDMIQEAIRAQRSAPVSSMCAVFAESEVISLLSKGTPRGEVARGIFESLRGRLEALASCLSKGDFAFTGGLSEVSGAGEALSSRSVRLIPLPNGAYAGAIGAALAAMGN from the coding sequence GTGATCCTTGGGATAGACGCAGGCAGCCGGTTCATAAAGTGGGCCCTGATGGACCGGCACCGGGTGGCGGACCTGGGGAGGATCTCCTCCGAGGGGGCGGACCTGACAGGCCTTCCTAAGCTCCTGCCCCGCGCATCCTCCGCGGGGGTGACCGGCTACGGCCGGCACCTTCTCCGGGAGGTCTTCCCCGCGTGTCGGGTCCTGTCCGAGATATCCGCCCACGCCCTGGGGGCCAGGCACCTTAAGGGGGACACCACCCTGGTGCTGGACGTGGGGGGCCAGGACAGCAAGGCAATAGAGATGGACCGATCCGGGAGGGTGCTGGACTTCCGGGTCAACGACCGTTGCGCCGCCGGCACCGGCAGGTTCCTGGAGAACATGGGGCGGGTGCTGGGGATAGGAGTGCAGGATATGATCCAGGAGGCCATTAGGGCCCAGCGGTCCGCACCGGTGAGCTCCATGTGCGCCGTCTTCGCCGAGAGCGAGGTGATCTCCCTCCTCTCGAAGGGGACCCCCAGGGGGGAGGTGGCCAGGGGCATATTCGAGTCCCTCAGGGGCCGGCTCGAGGCGTTGGCGTCCTGCCTGTCCAAGGGGGACTTCGCCTTCACCGGGGGGCTGTCGGAGGTATCCGGCGCGGGGGAGGCCCTGTCGTCCCGGTCGGTGCGGCTGATCCCGCTCCCCAACGGGGCCTACGCGGGGGCCATCGGCGCCGCCCTGGCGGCCATGGGTAATTAA
- a CDS encoding double-cubane-cluster-containing anaerobic reductase — protein MADYREMWSQLGLDLELHDQLCAALPPLFEGAFLHQKDRPSGMDYFNMVIAEVHGLRIKELVDHKRNGGFVAGSFCVYVPEELVMALGGVMVGLCAGSQFWVPEGEKVLPRNLCPLIKAALGAKLSKTCPYFQSVDLVIAENTCDGKKKAWEEMGRLVPTHVMDLPNRKSPEGLALWRAEVRRLVSRLEGISGRKLTYDSLLSAIDKVEAKRQALRELYETRKADPVPISGIDALVASQIAFYDDPDRFTAMTAQLAQECAQRVQGGIGVFPKGTKRILLTGSPIVVPNWKVHHVIETTGAVVVVEENCTGTRYFTGSVDRSPRDLDGLLDALADRYIRDINCACFSPNDGRADDVVRLAREYKVDGVVDVTLSFCSTYQVEQGSLQRRMKAEGIPFLALETDYAPGDEGQMRTRIEAFLESL, from the coding sequence ATGGCGGACTACCGGGAGATGTGGAGCCAACTGGGCCTGGATCTGGAGCTTCACGACCAGCTCTGCGCGGCCCTTCCCCCCCTCTTCGAGGGGGCCTTCCTTCACCAGAAGGACAGGCCATCGGGCATGGACTACTTCAACATGGTGATAGCGGAGGTTCACGGGCTAAGGATCAAGGAGCTGGTGGACCACAAGCGCAACGGGGGCTTCGTGGCCGGGTCCTTCTGCGTCTACGTGCCGGAGGAGCTGGTGATGGCCCTCGGGGGCGTCATGGTGGGGCTCTGCGCGGGATCCCAGTTCTGGGTCCCGGAGGGTGAGAAGGTGCTTCCCCGGAACCTGTGTCCGCTGATCAAGGCCGCCCTGGGGGCCAAGCTCTCCAAGACCTGTCCCTACTTCCAGTCGGTGGACCTGGTGATAGCGGAGAACACCTGCGACGGCAAGAAGAAGGCCTGGGAGGAGATGGGGCGCCTGGTGCCCACCCACGTGATGGACCTGCCGAACCGGAAGTCCCCCGAGGGGCTGGCCCTCTGGCGGGCGGAGGTGCGGCGGCTGGTCTCCCGCCTGGAGGGGATCTCGGGCCGGAAGCTCACCTACGACTCCCTGCTCTCCGCCATAGACAAGGTGGAGGCCAAGAGGCAGGCCCTGCGGGAGCTCTACGAGACCCGCAAGGCGGACCCGGTCCCCATATCGGGGATCGACGCCTTGGTGGCCTCCCAGATAGCCTTCTACGACGATCCGGACCGATTCACCGCCATGACCGCCCAGCTTGCCCAGGAGTGTGCCCAAAGGGTGCAGGGGGGTATTGGGGTATTCCCCAAGGGAACCAAGCGGATACTGCTGACCGGAAGCCCCATAGTGGTCCCCAACTGGAAGGTCCATCACGTGATCGAGACCACCGGGGCCGTGGTGGTGGTGGAAGAGAACTGCACCGGGACCAGGTACTTCACCGGCTCGGTGGATCGCTCCCCCAGGGACCTGGATGGTCTCCTGGACGCCCTGGCGGACCGGTACATCCGGGACATCAACTGCGCCTGCTTCTCCCCCAACGACGGCCGGGCAGACGACGTGGTGCGCCTGGCCCGGGAGTACAAGGTGGACGGGGTGGTGGACGTTACGCTGAGCTTCTGCTCCACCTACCAGGTGGAACAGGGGTCTCTGCAGCGCCGGATGAAGGCGGAGGGGATCCCCTTCCTGGCGCTGGAGACCGACTACGCCCCCGGGGACGAGGGACAGATGAGGACCAGGATAGAGGCCTTCCTGGAGAGCCTCTAG
- a CDS encoding MATE family efflux transporter has translation MRDEILGRDPIPSLIVRFSGPAIVALLAHALYNITDRVFVGRAVGSSGLAALSLAFPFMLAFISWGLVCGVGTSARMAISLGASDREGARRYLGNGILMALVGSVVMLALGFWGMEGLLRSQGGSGEILPMAQRYLRVILLGAPFSVLGMTFTPVLRPMGRPNAAMGIQLVGAFLNIALDWWWVMVLHMGVEGAAWATVASQAVQALLGAALVLNSSRIRPRHMVPEPSRMGRIFSVGLPSGLTEMGFTIVIAIMNRQVKLYGGDAGLSALGIFFGLDALFFLPAIGVGEGAQPIIGYNYGAGNLQRVRRAIWTAVGYAVGYFCLSLLLVQIFAPELVSLFVKDDPVLLDMAAWGLRVSYAGAPMAGMSITAAYYFQGIGNWRAGLITAMCRIVIFVMIPLMILPPIMGITGVWASLPVADVGGCMLGFLMVRRSLRSIGACDPSGPA, from the coding sequence TTGAGAGACGAGATCCTGGGCAGGGATCCGATACCGTCGCTGATAGTTCGCTTCTCGGGTCCCGCCATCGTGGCCCTGCTGGCCCACGCGCTCTACAACATAACTGACCGGGTGTTCGTCGGCAGGGCGGTGGGATCCTCCGGTTTAGCGGCCCTGTCGCTGGCATTTCCCTTCATGCTGGCCTTCATATCCTGGGGGCTGGTGTGCGGGGTTGGCACCTCCGCCCGGATGGCCATATCGCTGGGAGCCTCGGATCGGGAGGGGGCCAGGCGGTACCTGGGTAACGGGATCCTGATGGCCCTGGTGGGCTCGGTGGTGATGCTGGCCCTGGGCTTCTGGGGGATGGAGGGGCTCTTGAGGTCCCAGGGAGGATCGGGGGAGATACTGCCCATGGCGCAACGGTACCTACGGGTGATCCTTTTGGGTGCCCCCTTCTCGGTGCTGGGGATGACCTTCACCCCGGTGCTTCGTCCCATGGGCAGGCCCAACGCCGCCATGGGGATCCAGCTGGTGGGGGCCTTCCTCAACATAGCCCTGGACTGGTGGTGGGTAATGGTCCTCCACATGGGGGTTGAAGGGGCCGCTTGGGCCACCGTTGCGTCCCAGGCCGTTCAGGCCCTCCTGGGCGCCGCCCTGGTGCTAAACTCATCCCGAATCCGCCCTCGGCACATGGTCCCGGAGCCATCCCGGATGGGCCGAATCTTCTCCGTTGGGCTCCCATCGGGGCTCACCGAGATGGGATTCACCATCGTGATCGCCATCATGAACCGTCAGGTGAAGCTCTACGGGGGCGACGCGGGGCTCTCTGCGCTGGGGATATTCTTCGGCCTGGACGCCCTTTTCTTCCTTCCCGCCATAGGGGTTGGGGAGGGGGCCCAGCCCATCATAGGCTACAACTATGGAGCCGGGAACCTGCAACGGGTCAGAAGGGCAATCTGGACCGCGGTGGGCTACGCGGTGGGCTACTTCTGCTTGAGCCTGCTCTTGGTGCAGATCTTCGCCCCGGAGCTGGTCTCCCTGTTCGTGAAGGACGACCCAGTTCTGCTGGACATGGCTGCCTGGGGGCTAAGGGTATCCTATGCGGGGGCCCCCATGGCGGGCATGTCCATAACCGCCGCCTATTACTTCCAGGGCATAGGCAACTGGCGGGCGGGGCTAATCACCGCCATGTGCCGCATCGTGATCTTCGTAATGATCCCGCTGATGATACTTCCACCCATAATGGGCATAACCGGCGTATGGGCCTCCCTGCCCGTAGCGGATGTGGGGGGATGTATGCTAGGGTTTCTCATGGTGCGCCGGAGTCTTCGTTCCATTGGGGCTTGCGACCCCAGCGGGCCAGCGTAG
- a CDS encoding aminotransferase class IV — MMLCYHDGQFTPLEKAYVPLSDYAIQRGIGVFESIRTYDRRPFAPGPHLERLLRSAEQAGIEAREIISQIPAVFREGLGRPELQGGEIIMKPYVTGGDVMVNKRFPNPRLYVLFEPLELPDPGLYQTGITLEPVNMERPFPLIKSINYMFGYIPVAGRGDVFESLFCPDGEITEASSSNFFLCVDGKLVTAPVGRVLPGITRGIVLHLAREAGFKVEERCPKVTELDRADEAFITGSIKEVLGVTRIGGRRIGNGRPGPVTQHLHRLYRASIHKWLG, encoded by the coding sequence ATGATGCTCTGCTATCACGATGGGCAGTTCACTCCCTTGGAGAAGGCTTACGTCCCCCTGTCGGACTACGCCATCCAGAGGGGCATAGGGGTCTTCGAGTCCATAAGGACCTACGATCGGCGCCCCTTCGCCCCGGGGCCCCACCTGGAGCGGCTACTTCGGAGCGCCGAGCAGGCGGGCATAGAGGCCAGGGAGATAATCTCCCAGATCCCCGCCGTCTTCCGGGAGGGGCTAGGCAGGCCGGAGCTACAGGGCGGGGAGATAATAATGAAGCCCTACGTCACCGGCGGGGACGTGATGGTTAACAAGCGCTTCCCCAACCCCAGGCTCTACGTGCTCTTCGAGCCCCTGGAGTTGCCGGACCCGGGGCTCTATCAGACAGGGATAACCCTGGAGCCGGTGAACATGGAGCGTCCGTTCCCCCTCATAAAGAGCATAAACTACATGTTCGGCTACATCCCCGTTGCGGGCCGGGGGGACGTGTTCGAGTCCCTTTTCTGCCCCGACGGGGAGATCACCGAGGCCTCATCCAGCAACTTCTTCCTCTGCGTGGACGGCAAGCTGGTAACCGCCCCGGTGGGGCGGGTGCTCCCGGGCATAACCCGGGGCATCGTGCTGCACCTGGCCAGGGAGGCGGGCTTCAAGGTGGAGGAGCGCTGCCCCAAGGTGACCGAGCTGGACCGGGCGGACGAGGCGTTCATAACCGGCTCCATAAAGGAGGTCCTGGGGGTGACCCGGATAGGGGGCCGGCGCATTGGAAACGGCAGGCCCGGACCGGTCACCCAACACCTCCACCGCCTCTACCGGGCCTCCATTCACAAGTGGCTGGGCTGA
- a CDS encoding butyrate kinase: MRCLLGLNLSSRGLEFLARRDDGTTPLSGLIQLGQGDRPSASGLAERTVSSLGDLVVSAVAASGGFDGCTEGGVLPLSDPDRDMLASSGPMGLAPLVALELSHMLGVEALLVEPFTAREGVRGLTGLPELPIRPLRHAPQVKWCYLRAREEGLYPPEASAVVAYLGRGTSVCALKGGRVVDSNNPEETGPFSVAFAGSLPAMELVRRAMSGALRREDLTRLVAGGGGVVGYLGTYDLVEVEALYHRGDQKARLVVEAMAHQLAQEMGSMAQSLGGRVDFMALCGGGAAFAALAERVSQRVQWIAPVLRYPEVDALESVVQLALRHLATRGQPG; this comes from the coding sequence ATGAGATGCTTGCTGGGCCTGAACCTGAGCTCCAGAGGGCTGGAGTTCCTGGCCAGAAGGGACGACGGGACCACCCCGTTGAGCGGCTTGATTCAGCTGGGGCAGGGGGACCGCCCATCCGCCTCGGGCCTGGCTGAGAGGACCGTCTCCTCCTTGGGGGACCTTGTGGTCTCGGCCGTGGCGGCCAGCGGCGGCTTCGACGGCTGCACCGAAGGGGGTGTCCTCCCCCTGTCCGACCCGGACCGGGACATGCTGGCCTCATCGGGCCCCATGGGGCTCGCCCCACTGGTGGCCCTGGAGCTGTCGCACATGCTTGGGGTGGAGGCCCTGCTGGTGGAGCCCTTCACCGCCCGGGAGGGGGTCCGGGGCCTCACGGGGTTGCCGGAGCTCCCCATAAGGCCCCTGCGCCACGCCCCCCAGGTCAAGTGGTGCTACCTTAGGGCCCGGGAGGAGGGGCTGTATCCCCCCGAGGCCTCGGCGGTGGTGGCCTACCTGGGCAGGGGAACTTCGGTCTGTGCCCTCAAGGGGGGGCGCGTGGTGGACTCCAACAACCCGGAGGAGACCGGCCCCTTCTCGGTGGCCTTCGCCGGCTCCCTCCCCGCCATGGAGCTGGTTCGGCGCGCCATGAGCGGGGCGCTGAGGCGGGAGGACCTGACCCGCCTGGTGGCGGGGGGAGGAGGGGTGGTGGGTTACCTGGGCACCTACGACCTGGTGGAGGTGGAGGCTTTGTACCACCGGGGGGACCAGAAGGCCCGGCTGGTGGTGGAGGCCATGGCCCACCAGCTGGCCCAGGAGATGGGATCCATGGCCCAGTCTCTGGGTGGACGGGTGGACTTCATGGCCCTCTGCGGCGGTGGGGCCGCCTTCGCCGCCCTGGCGGAGAGGGTGTCCCAGCGGGTCCAGTGGATAGCCCCGGTGTTGCGGTACCCGGAGGTGGACGCCCTGGAGTCGGTGGTCCAGCTGGCCTTGCGGCACCTGGCCACCCGGGGTCAGCCCGGGTAG
- a CDS encoding NAD(P)H-dependent glycerol-3-phosphate dehydrogenase, whose product MGSGEKNERTGRVSVLGAGSWGTAVADLIARGGLEVTIWCRDPEGARRMNSSGRNPRYLTEVLLGSNVTVTHHLEEALEGAELIVSAVPAQAVRELLKASSSAAPPSARWLNLAKGIEISTGKLLHQVFEEQLPGVSYSILSGPSHAEEVARGLPTAVVVASSRPEDARLWQEVLNSSRFRVYASSDVVGVELGGAVKNVIAIACGMARAMRMGDNGISALATRGLAEMTRLASRMGADPLTLSGLAGVGDLMATCFSMNSRNLKLGMLVGSGKDLQEARQELGQVAEGAFTAQAIRNHARSWGVEMPICEGVYRVLFEGELPRRLMEELLCREPKMEIYPG is encoded by the coding sequence TTGGGTTCCGGAGAGAAGAATGAGAGGACGGGCAGGGTATCGGTGCTGGGGGCTGGGAGCTGGGGGACTGCGGTGGCGGACCTGATAGCCCGGGGAGGGCTGGAGGTCACCATATGGTGTAGGGATCCGGAGGGGGCCAGGCGGATGAACTCCTCGGGAAGGAACCCCAGGTACCTGACGGAGGTGTTGCTCGGGTCCAACGTGACGGTGACCCACCATCTGGAGGAGGCCCTGGAGGGAGCGGAACTCATCGTGTCCGCGGTGCCCGCCCAGGCGGTGAGGGAGCTGCTCAAGGCCAGCTCATCCGCGGCTCCCCCCTCCGCCCGGTGGCTCAACCTGGCGAAGGGGATAGAGATATCCACCGGCAAGCTGCTCCACCAGGTATTCGAGGAGCAACTCCCCGGCGTCTCCTACTCGATCCTGTCCGGCCCCAGCCACGCGGAGGAGGTTGCCCGGGGACTACCCACCGCGGTGGTGGTGGCATCCTCCCGCCCGGAGGACGCCCGGCTCTGGCAGGAGGTGCTCAACTCCAGCCGGTTCAGGGTCTACGCCAGCTCCGACGTGGTGGGGGTTGAGCTCGGCGGGGCGGTGAAGAACGTGATAGCCATAGCCTGCGGGATGGCCCGGGCCATGAGGATGGGGGACAACGGGATCTCCGCCCTGGCCACCCGGGGCCTGGCGGAGATGACCCGGCTGGCATCCAGGATGGGGGCGGACCCCCTTACCCTGTCGGGCCTGGCGGGGGTGGGGGACCTGATGGCCACCTGCTTCAGCATGAACTCCAGAAACCTTAAGCTGGGGATGCTGGTGGGTTCCGGCAAGGACCTGCAGGAGGCCCGGCAGGAGCTGGGCCAGGTGGCGGAGGGGGCCTTCACCGCCCAGGCGATCCGCAACCACGCCAGAAGCTGGGGGGTGGAGATGCCCATATGCGAGGGGGTCTACCGGGTCCTCTTCGAGGGGGAGCTGCCCAGGCGCCTCATGGAGGAGCTGCTCTGCCGGGAGCCCAAGATGGAGATCTACCCGGGCTGA
- a CDS encoding QueT transporter family protein produces the protein MWDPKVSKLSRAGLIGAAYVALTLAFAPISYGAVQFRVSEVLTLFPFLWPEAAAGLVVGCLISNLLGGLGWVDVVFGTLATGLAAYLTMRARNEYWAALWPVLVNGLVVGGYLSVLLGMPWYLSMAYVAVGEAGVCFGLGVPLVKALRAMPLVSRLVPPRGGQ, from the coding sequence ATGTGGGATCCTAAGGTTTCCAAGCTTTCCAGGGCAGGGCTTATCGGGGCCGCCTACGTGGCGCTCACCCTGGCCTTCGCCCCCATATCCTACGGGGCGGTCCAGTTCCGGGTGTCGGAGGTGCTGACCCTCTTCCCGTTCCTGTGGCCCGAGGCGGCGGCGGGACTGGTTGTTGGGTGCCTCATATCCAACCTGCTGGGGGGCTTAGGCTGGGTGGACGTGGTGTTCGGCACCCTGGCCACCGGCCTGGCGGCGTACCTCACCATGAGGGCCAGGAACGAGTACTGGGCGGCCCTCTGGCCCGTGCTGGTGAACGGCCTCGTAGTGGGGGGGTACCTGTCGGTCCTCCTAGGGATGCCCTGGTACCTCTCCATGGCCTACGTGGCGGTGGGGGAGGCGGGGGTCTGTTTCGGCCTGGGGGTGCCTCTGGTTAAGGCCCTGAGGGCCATGCCCCTGGTTAGCCGCCTGGTCCCCCCCAGGGGTGGCCAGTGA